From a region of the Azospirillum formosense genome:
- the fusA gene encoding elongation factor G, protein MPRSHPLNRYRNIGIMAHIDAGKTTTTERILYYTGKSYKIGEVHEGTAVMDWMEQEQERGITITSAATTCFWRDHRINIIDTPGHVDFTIEVERSLRVLDGAVAVFDSVAGVEPQSETVWRQADKYGVPRMCFVNKLDRTGADFFRCVDMMKERLGAFPLVLQLPIGSEASFVGVVDLVGMRAIVWKEETLGAEFYYTDIPDALKDAAAHHRQALLDAVLELDDAAMEAYLESGQEPSEETLKACIRKGTVGLRFVPVLCGSAFKNKGIQPMLDAVVDYLPAPVDVGTVKGHRVGSPETDERAPDDAAPFSALAFKIMNDPFVGSLTFVRVYSGTVASGTAVLNPGKDEKERIGRMLLMHANSREEIDEAYAGDIVAFTALKSTTTGDTLCDPAKPIVLERMEFPEPVIEVAVEPRSKADQEKMSMALSRLAQEDPSFRVAVDHESGQTIIKGMGELHLEIIVDRMKREFKVDADVGAPQVAYRETITRTAEIDYTHKKQTGGTGQYARVKLVFEPLPAGSGFVFRNKVVGGAVPKEFIPGVQKGLESSLHSGVVAGFPVIDLEVALVDGAFHDVDSSVLAFEIATRAAFREGMQKAGPMLLEPIMRVEVVTPEDYMGDIIGDLNSRRGQITAMDQRGNARSIQAMVPLASMFGYVNTLRSMSQGRAQYTMQFDHHEPVPQTIAETIRARMA, encoded by the coding sequence ATGCCCCGTTCCCATCCCCTGAACCGTTACCGCAACATCGGCATCATGGCCCACATCGATGCCGGGAAGACCACGACCACCGAGCGGATTTTGTACTACACTGGAAAGTCGTACAAAATCGGCGAGGTGCACGAGGGCACCGCGGTGATGGATTGGATGGAGCAGGAACAGGAACGGGGCATCACCATCACCTCCGCGGCCACGACCTGCTTCTGGCGCGATCACCGCATCAACATTATCGACACGCCCGGCCACGTCGACTTCACGATCGAAGTCGAACGTTCCTTGCGCGTGCTCGACGGTGCTGTTGCGGTGTTCGATTCCGTTGCGGGGGTGGAGCCTCAGTCCGAGACCGTGTGGCGGCAGGCCGACAAGTACGGCGTGCCCCGCATGTGTTTCGTCAACAAGCTGGATCGCACCGGCGCGGACTTCTTCCGCTGCGTCGACATGATGAAGGAACGGCTGGGCGCCTTTCCGCTCGTCCTCCAGCTTCCGATCGGGTCCGAGGCCAGCTTCGTGGGCGTCGTCGATCTGGTCGGCATGCGCGCCATCGTCTGGAAAGAAGAGACGCTGGGCGCCGAGTTCTATTACACCGACATTCCCGACGCCCTGAAGGACGCCGCGGCGCATCACCGCCAGGCGCTGCTCGACGCCGTCCTGGAACTCGACGACGCGGCCATGGAGGCCTATCTCGAGTCCGGGCAGGAGCCGTCCGAGGAGACGCTCAAGGCCTGCATCCGCAAGGGCACGGTCGGCCTGCGCTTCGTGCCGGTCCTCTGCGGCTCCGCCTTCAAGAACAAGGGCATCCAGCCGATGCTGGACGCCGTGGTGGACTATCTTCCGGCCCCCGTGGACGTCGGAACGGTCAAAGGACACCGCGTCGGCAGCCCCGAGACGGACGAGCGCGCACCGGACGACGCCGCTCCCTTCTCCGCGCTCGCCTTCAAGATCATGAACGACCCCTTCGTCGGGTCGCTGACCTTCGTGCGCGTCTATTCCGGCACCGTCGCCTCCGGCACCGCCGTGCTGAACCCAGGCAAGGACGAGAAGGAGCGCATCGGCCGCATGCTGCTGATGCACGCCAACAGCCGTGAGGAGATCGACGAGGCCTACGCCGGCGACATCGTCGCCTTCACCGCGCTGAAGAGCACGACGACCGGCGACACGCTGTGCGATCCCGCCAAGCCCATCGTCCTGGAACGGATGGAATTTCCGGAACCGGTCATCGAGGTGGCCGTCGAGCCGAGATCCAAGGCCGATCAGGAAAAGATGAGCATGGCGCTGTCCCGCCTCGCCCAGGAGGACCCGTCCTTCCGCGTGGCCGTCGACCATGAGAGCGGTCAGACGATCATCAAGGGCATGGGCGAACTGCATCTAGAGATCATCGTCGATCGCATGAAGCGGGAGTTCAAGGTGGATGCCGACGTGGGCGCGCCGCAGGTGGCGTACCGCGAGACCATCACCCGGACCGCCGAGATCGATTACACCCACAAGAAGCAGACCGGGGGCACCGGCCAGTACGCCCGCGTCAAGCTGGTCTTCGAACCGTTGCCCGCCGGCAGCGGATTCGTCTTCCGGAACAAGGTTGTCGGCGGCGCCGTGCCCAAGGAGTTCATTCCGGGCGTGCAGAAGGGGCTGGAGTCCTCCCTGCACAGCGGCGTGGTCGCCGGCTTCCCGGTCATCGACCTCGAGGTGGCGCTGGTCGACGGCGCCTTCCACGACGTCGACTCCTCGGTGCTGGCCTTCGAGATCGCGACCCGCGCGGCCTTCCGCGAGGGCATGCAGAAGGCCGGCCCGATGCTTCTGGAGCCGATCATGAGGGTTGAGGTGGTGACGCCCGAGGACTACATGGGCGACATCATCGGGGACCTGAACAGCCGCCGCGGCCAGATCACCGCCATGGACCAGAGGGGCAACGCCCGCTCGATCCAGGCGATGGTTCCGTTGGCGTCGATGTTCGGCTATGTGAACACCCTGCGCTCGATGAGCCAGGGACGCGCGCAGTACACGATGCAGTTCGACCACCACGAGCCGGTGCCGCAGACGATTGCGGAGACCATCCGCGCCAGGATGGCCTGA
- the rpsL gene encoding 30S ribosomal protein S12, protein MPTINQLIRKPREPLAARNKVPAMEACPQKRGVCTRVYTTTPKKPNSALRKVARVRLTNGFEVTSYIPGEGHNLQEHSVVMIRGGRVKDLPGVRYHIIRGTLDTQGVKDRKQRRSKYGAKRPK, encoded by the coding sequence ATGCCGACGATCAACCAGTTGATCCGTAAGCCGCGCGAGCCCTTGGCCGCGCGCAATAAGGTTCCCGCGATGGAGGCGTGCCCGCAGAAGCGTGGCGTCTGCACCCGCGTCTACACGACCACGCCGAAGAAGCCGAACTCGGCTCTGCGTAAGGTCGCCCGCGTTCGCCTGACGAACGGCTTCGAAGTGACCTCCTACATCCCCGGTGAAGGCCATAACCTCCAGGAACACTCGGTGGTTATGATCCGCGGCGGCCGTGTGAAGGATCTTCCCGGCGTTCGCTACCACATCATCCGCGGCACGCTCGATACCCAGGGCGTGAAGGACCGTAAGCAGCGTCGTTCGAAGTACGGCGCGAAGCGTCCGAAGTAA
- a CDS encoding DJ-1/PfpI family protein: MTENAPSFGLLLFPNVTQLDLTGPYEVLARVPGAQVHLLWKTLDPVRSDTGLTILPTATLADAPRLDLLLVPGGGGINALLTDEEVLSFLADRASGTRYLSGICTGSLVLGAAGLLEGKRAGTHWASRGFLPAFGATPVAERVVVDGTLFTGGGVTAGIDVALRIVGELFGEQAAKLVQLAIEYDPKPPFDAGSPAGAGEGVAADLLARMRPMLDARAAAVAAGVEALRRRRSRRAG, from the coding sequence ATGACCGAGAACGCGCCCAGTTTCGGCCTGCTGTTGTTTCCCAACGTCACGCAGCTCGATCTCACCGGCCCCTATGAGGTGCTGGCCCGCGTTCCCGGCGCCCAGGTCCATTTGCTGTGGAAGACGCTCGACCCGGTGCGGTCCGACACCGGCCTGACCATCCTTCCCACCGCGACCCTGGCCGACGCTCCCCGGCTCGACCTCCTTCTGGTGCCGGGCGGAGGCGGCATCAACGCGCTGCTGACCGACGAGGAGGTCCTGTCCTTCCTGGCGGACCGGGCCTCCGGCACCCGCTATCTCTCCGGGATCTGCACCGGCTCCCTGGTGCTCGGCGCGGCCGGGCTGCTCGAGGGGAAGCGGGCCGGCACGCATTGGGCCTCCCGCGGCTTTCTCCCGGCCTTCGGCGCCACGCCGGTGGCGGAGCGCGTCGTGGTGGACGGCACGCTGTTCACCGGCGGCGGCGTGACCGCGGGAATCGATGTGGCGCTCCGCATCGTCGGCGAACTGTTCGGCGAGCAGGCCGCCAAACTCGTCCAGCTTGCCATCGAATACGACCCGAAGCCGCCCTTCGACGCCGGGTCGCCGGCCGGGGCGGGGGAGGGGGTGGCGGCCGATCTCCTGGCCCGGATGCGACCGATGCTGGACGCGCGGGCCGCCGCGGTGGCGGCGGGCGTCGAGGCGTTGCGCCGCCGCCGGTCCAGGCGCGCCGGCTGA
- the rpsG gene encoding 30S ribosomal protein S7 → MSRRRRAEKREVLPDAKYGDRVLTKFMNCLMLDGKKSAAERIVYGALSRIEAKTKNEPVQVFHDALLNVKPHLEVRSRRVGGATYQVPVEVRTDRAQALAIRWLIGAARARSENTMTERLSGELLDAANQRGTAVKKREDTHRMAEANKAFSHYRW, encoded by the coding sequence ATGTCCCGTCGTCGTCGCGCCGAGAAGCGTGAGGTCCTGCCGGACGCCAAGTATGGCGACCGCGTCCTGACCAAGTTCATGAACTGCCTGATGCTGGACGGCAAGAAGTCCGCCGCCGAGCGCATCGTCTACGGTGCGCTGAGCCGCATCGAGGCCAAGACCAAGAACGAGCCGGTTCAGGTCTTCCACGACGCCCTGCTGAACGTGAAGCCGCACCTCGAAGTGCGCTCGCGTCGCGTCGGTGGCGCCACCTACCAGGTTCCGGTCGAGGTCCGCACGGACCGTGCCCAGGCCCTGGCCATCCGTTGGCTCATCGGCGCCGCCCGCGCCCGCTCGGAAAACACCATGACCGAGCGTCTGTCGGGTGAGCTGCTGGATGCCGCCAACCAGCGTGGCACCGCCGTGAAGAAGCGCGAGGACACCCATCGTATGGCGGAAGCCAACAAGGCCTTCTCGCACTACCGCTGGTAA